Proteins from a genomic interval of Sander vitreus isolate 19-12246 chromosome 6, sanVit1, whole genome shotgun sequence:
- the LOC144519014 gene encoding uncharacterized protein LOC144519014, with protein MSTHTHVLLFITLCASIEDGLSLPVMKQLEVEAGDWVPAQRVRTKRCACSNLLDSECHYFCHIDIIWINTPSKTTVYGLGSALSRRRRSAGRCSCANHDDQTCTNFCHHSPEFMSSKRSVKRHQLILLSILRVAASSSKRAQDSADSHRYESSQQKSTR; from the exons ATGTCTACTCACACCCACGTTCTTCTTTTCATCACTCTTTGTGCTTCCATAGAGGATG GTTTAAGTCTTCCGGTGATGAAACAGCTGGAAGTGGAGGCTGGTGACTGGGTTCCAGCACAGAGAGTGAGGACCAAGCGTTGCGCCTGCAGCAACCTGTTGGACTCTGAATGCCACTACTTCTGCCACATAGATATAATCTGGATCAACACGCCCAG TAAGACAACAGTTTATGGGCTAGGCAGTGCTTTGTCCCGACGCAGAAGGTCCGCTGGCCGCTGCAGCTGTGCCAACCATGATGATCAAACCTGTACCAACTTCTGCCATCACAG TCCTGAATTCATGTCATCAAAGAGATCTGTAAAGAGACATCAACTCATCTTACTCAGCATCCTAAG AGTTGCGGCCAGCAGTTCCAAGAGAGCTCAGGATTCTGCTGATTCACACAGATATGAGTCCTCTCAGCAGAAGAGCACCCGCTAA